From one Halothece sp. PCC 7418 genomic stretch:
- a CDS encoding MFS transporter: MVAKSSEKLTFITKLTYGAGDLGPAITANVLVFFLLYFFTQVAGLPPGLAGSILMIGKIADAINDPIIGMWSDRADSPWGRRLPWMFFGAIPFCLLFILQWIVPTFSTNDTINDWSLFAYYVLIGILFNIAFTAVNLPYTALTPELTQDYNERTSLNSFRFAFSLGGSILSLILAGLIIDAYPDQQQKQYFILGLIMAIISTIPIFWCSLSLQERDRKPLIASARKQPLSFVLFGISLICAIYGIFQFVQNNNLLLAVVGALLTILIGTFATTLFVQRNQPPVPSTPLPKQQNMSLPFSQQLKIVFNNRPFLFVIGIYLFSWLGVQLTASILPYFVVSWMGLPESAFPQTALAVQGTALVMLFVWGAVSKQVEKKVVYALGTGLWLIAQIGLFFLQPGQVGLMYGLAILAGFGVSVAYLIPWSMVPDVIELDELKTGQRREGIFYGFMVLLQKMGLALGLFLVGQSLEWAGFIESVPGQPPPQQPDSALFAIRIAIAPLPMVSLIGGLILAYFYPLTREVHQQICMELAEKREQ, translated from the coding sequence ATGGTTGCTAAGTCTTCTGAAAAATTAACCTTTATTACAAAACTTACTTATGGGGCGGGAGATCTCGGTCCAGCGATTACAGCAAATGTTTTAGTGTTTTTTCTGCTGTATTTCTTTACACAAGTCGCTGGACTGCCACCGGGGTTAGCTGGAAGTATTTTAATGATTGGTAAAATTGCCGATGCCATTAATGATCCAATTATTGGAATGTGGAGCGATCGCGCGGATAGCCCTTGGGGAAGACGACTGCCTTGGATGTTTTTTGGAGCAATTCCCTTTTGCTTACTCTTTATTCTGCAATGGATTGTCCCGACATTTAGCACGAATGACACCATTAATGACTGGTCACTGTTTGCCTATTATGTGCTGATCGGGATTTTATTTAATATTGCCTTCACTGCCGTTAACTTACCTTATACCGCTCTGACCCCCGAACTCACCCAAGATTATAACGAACGCACTAGCCTGAATAGTTTTCGCTTTGCCTTTTCTTTAGGGGGAAGTATTCTGTCTTTAATTCTTGCGGGACTCATTATTGATGCTTACCCCGATCAACAGCAGAAACAGTATTTTATTCTAGGTTTGATCATGGCGATCATCTCCACCATTCCCATTTTTTGGTGCAGTTTAAGCCTACAAGAGCGCGATCGTAAACCCCTGATTGCTTCAGCACGGAAACAGCCTCTATCCTTTGTTTTATTCGGTATTAGCTTAATTTGCGCGATTTATGGCATTTTCCAATTTGTTCAAAATAATAATCTTTTATTGGCAGTCGTTGGGGCTTTACTCACAATTTTAATCGGAACATTTGCCACGACTCTCTTTGTACAACGGAATCAACCGCCTGTTCCCAGTACGCCTTTACCGAAACAACAGAACATGAGTCTCCCCTTTTCGCAACAGTTAAAAATCGTTTTTAACAATCGTCCGTTTTTGTTTGTCATTGGGATTTATCTGTTTTCTTGGTTAGGGGTTCAACTCACTGCTTCGATTTTGCCTTACTTTGTGGTTAGTTGGATGGGTTTACCGGAAAGTGCTTTCCCCCAAACGGCGTTAGCGGTACAAGGAACCGCTTTGGTGATGTTATTTGTCTGGGGGGCGGTCAGTAAACAGGTGGAGAAAAAAGTGGTGTATGCTTTAGGCACTGGACTCTGGTTAATCGCCCAAATTGGTTTATTTTTCTTACAACCAGGACAAGTGGGATTAATGTATGGTTTGGCGATTTTAGCTGGATTTGGCGTGTCTGTGGCGTATTTGATTCCGTGGTCAATGGTTCCTGATGTGATTGAACTGGATGAACTGAAAACGGGACAACGGCGGGAAGGGATTTTTTATGGGTTTATGGTGTTATTACAAAAAATGGGGTTAGCATTAGGCTTGTTTCTGGTGGGTCAAAGTTTAGAATGGGCGGGGTTTATTGAATCGGTACCGGGTCAACCTCCTCCTCAACAGCCAGACAGTGCTTTATTTGCGATTCGCATCGCGATCGCGCCGTTACCCATGGTCAGTCTCATTGGGGGACTGATTCTTGCCTATTTTTATCCTTTAACGCGGGAAGTGCATCAGCAGATTTGCATGGAGTTAGCGGAAAAACGGGAGCAATAA
- a CDS encoding HEAT repeat domain-containing protein, whose amino-acid sequence MQAVEKASSSEELVKAVWALSRSQSEAAIPMLIKVLGFNNPGAAIAAVEGLVQLGDVAVPTLIRDLDGYDYGARAWAIRALSRIANPEALEILLDAATSDFSLSVRRGAAKGLGELRWDVLPSDARETAQRKVLETLKTVATDEEWIVRYAAIVGLESLAKQVFTAEIQDYLKQRQEAELDLTARSRTELALQKLK is encoded by the coding sequence ATGCAAGCGGTTGAAAAAGCCAGTTCCTCGGAAGAGTTGGTGAAAGCAGTATGGGCGTTGAGTCGCAGTCAATCAGAAGCTGCGATTCCTATGCTGATTAAAGTGTTAGGATTTAATAATCCTGGGGCTGCGATCGCGGCGGTGGAAGGATTAGTCCAGTTAGGGGATGTTGCGGTTCCCACCCTCATTCGCGACCTTGATGGTTATGATTATGGGGCGAGGGCATGGGCAATTCGAGCGTTATCGCGGATTGCAAACCCAGAAGCGTTAGAAATTTTATTGGATGCAGCCACCAGCGATTTTTCCCTCAGTGTGCGTCGGGGGGCTGCAAAAGGGTTAGGAGAGTTACGCTGGGATGTCTTGCCTTCAGATGCCAGAGAGACGGCGCAGAGAAAGGTTTTGGAGACCCTGAAGACTGTTGCAACGGATGAGGAATGGATTGTTCGCTATGCTGCGATTGTGGGGTTAGAGTCGCTGGCGAAACAGGTGTTTACAGCAGAGATTCAGGACTATTTAAAGCAACGACAGGAAGCAGAATTAGATTTAACCGCGCGATCGCGCACTGAATTGGCTTTGCAAAAACTGAAATAA
- a CDS encoding phosphotransacetylase family protein, whose product MAKTAKSLIIASVEAYSGKSATILGLAHQLRNQGLTLSYSKPVGSYLHQEETETVEDDVQFIAKALELSQEQVGTPLINLSPSVIAQTTKTHQIGDYSQALKDYIHSFDRELCLIEAPATLAEGSLFTLSTQQMSETLNAPILLVVRYHSLRVLDQVLAAQKQLGNQLLGVVINDIPPEAESEIRDEVKPFLEKQGVSVFGMLPQSDLLHSVSVRELTKQLSAEVLCRRDRLDLMVERLTIGAMNVNSALKYFRKGKNLAVVTGGDRSDLQLAALETSAHCLILTGHVPPQDFILSRAETLEIPILAVEFDTLTTVEVAERTFKQVRIQEPIKVRFIQDLMSQHFDVDRLINQLGVQLV is encoded by the coding sequence GTGGCGAAAACTGCCAAGTCTCTGATCATTGCTTCAGTAGAAGCGTACAGTGGGAAGTCAGCAACGATTCTCGGACTTGCCCACCAATTGCGGAATCAAGGGTTGACTCTTAGTTATAGCAAGCCTGTAGGAAGTTATTTGCACCAAGAAGAAACAGAAACCGTCGAGGATGACGTGCAGTTCATCGCCAAAGCATTAGAGTTATCGCAGGAACAGGTGGGAACTCCCCTCATTAACTTATCCCCATCTGTGATCGCCCAGACAACAAAAACGCATCAAATCGGAGATTATTCTCAAGCCCTAAAAGACTACATTCACAGTTTCGATCGCGAATTATGCTTGATTGAAGCCCCCGCCACCTTGGCGGAAGGGAGTTTATTTACTCTTTCTACGCAGCAGATGTCGGAAACCTTAAACGCACCGATTTTACTGGTGGTTCGCTACCATTCCTTACGGGTGTTGGATCAAGTCTTGGCTGCACAGAAACAACTCGGGAATCAGTTATTAGGGGTGGTTATTAATGATATTCCCCCAGAAGCAGAATCCGAGATTCGTGATGAAGTGAAACCCTTTTTGGAAAAGCAAGGCGTTTCTGTGTTTGGAATGTTGCCTCAAAGTGATTTACTCCATAGTGTCAGCGTTAGAGAACTGACAAAACAGTTGTCAGCAGAAGTGCTTTGTCGGCGCGATCGGCTGGACTTAATGGTGGAACGATTAACCATTGGCGCGATGAATGTTAACTCTGCGTTGAAGTATTTTCGTAAAGGGAAAAACTTGGCTGTTGTTACGGGCGGCGATCGCAGCGACTTACAATTAGCTGCCCTCGAAACCTCGGCACACTGTTTAATTTTAACGGGTCATGTGCCACCGCAAGACTTTATCCTCTCCCGTGCTGAAACCCTAGAAATTCCCATTCTTGCTGTTGAGTTTGATACCCTAACAACAGTAGAAGTTGCAGAACGAACATTTAAACAAGTTCGGATTCAAGAACCGATCAAAGTCCGATTTATCCAAGACTTAATGAGTCAACATTTTGATGTTGATCGTCTCATTAATCAACTTGGTGTTCAGTTGGTTTAA
- the ispG gene encoding (E)-4-hydroxy-3-methylbut-2-enyl-diphosphate synthase codes for MQTLSNPQTTPAFDTTIHRRKTRPVPVGDVTIGGGHPVVVQSMINEDTLDIEGSVNGIRRLHEIGCEIVRVTVPSMAHARALADIKTRLQETYQPVPLVADVHHNGMKIALEVAKHVDKVRINPGLYVFEKPKTDRTEYSQAEFDEIGEKIRETLEPLVISLRDQGKAMRIGVNHGSLAERMLFTYGDTPEGMVESALEFIKICESLNFHNLIISLKASRVPVMLAAYRLMVKRMDELGMDYPLHLGVTEAGDGEYGRIKSTAGIGTLLAEGIGDTIRVSLTEPPEKEIPVCYSILQSLGLRKTMVEYVACPSCGRTLFNLEEVLEKVRAATNHLTGLDIAVMGCIVNGPGEMADADYGYVGKQAGYIALYRGREEIKRVPEEKGVEELINLIKEDGRWVDPE; via the coding sequence ATGCAAACCCTATCTAACCCTCAAACCACCCCAGCTTTTGATACAACAATTCATCGCCGTAAAACTCGCCCCGTCCCTGTGGGAGATGTCACCATTGGTGGCGGACACCCTGTCGTTGTTCAATCGATGATCAACGAAGACACCCTCGATATTGAAGGGTCAGTGAATGGGATTCGTCGGCTTCATGAAATTGGCTGTGAAATTGTTCGTGTTACCGTTCCTAGTATGGCTCATGCTAGGGCGCTGGCAGATATCAAAACTCGTCTCCAAGAAACTTATCAACCCGTGCCTTTAGTGGCTGATGTTCACCATAATGGGATGAAAATTGCCCTCGAAGTGGCTAAGCACGTGGATAAAGTGCGAATCAATCCAGGGCTATATGTTTTTGAAAAGCCTAAAACTGACCGCACTGAATACAGTCAAGCCGAATTTGACGAAATTGGCGAAAAAATACGCGAAACGTTAGAACCTCTCGTGATTTCCTTGCGCGATCAAGGAAAAGCGATGCGGATTGGGGTTAACCATGGTTCTCTCGCGGAACGGATGCTTTTTACCTATGGCGATACCCCAGAAGGAATGGTTGAGTCCGCACTTGAATTTATCAAAATTTGTGAGTCTCTCAATTTTCATAACCTCATTATTTCCCTCAAAGCCTCCCGCGTTCCTGTAATGTTGGCTGCTTATCGTTTAATGGTCAAACGGATGGATGAGTTAGGAATGGATTATCCCTTGCATTTGGGGGTGACAGAAGCGGGAGACGGAGAATACGGACGGATCAAATCCACCGCAGGAATTGGGACGTTATTGGCGGAAGGAATTGGCGATACCATTCGGGTGTCTCTCACTGAACCGCCAGAAAAAGAAATTCCTGTCTGTTACAGCATTTTACAATCGTTAGGACTCCGCAAAACCATGGTGGAGTATGTGGCTTGTCCTTCCTGCGGTCGCACCCTATTTAATCTCGAAGAAGTGTTAGAAAAAGTCCGTGCTGCAACCAATCATCTCACAGGCTTAGATATTGCTGTTATGGGCTGTATTGTTAACGGTCCTGGGGAAATGGCAGATGCTGACTATGGTTATGTTGGCAAACAAGCGGGTTACATTGCACTCTATCGAGGACGAGAAGAAATCAAGCGTGTTCCTGAAGAAAAGGGCGTTGAAGAGTTAATCAATCTGATTAAAGAGGATGGACGTTGGGTTGACCCAGAATAA
- a CDS encoding peptidase M10A and M12B matrixin and adamalysin: MSSNSSFNIEFDFRFDTNGFFDDPVRRDALESAGDIWESFIEDDFPDVPAGIEFTITNPENGSDSPLIKLQDPIDDLLIFVGAQSPPFGMSGSAIARGGFTGGDASGDIFRARITNNFRGTGPVTNFEPWAGEMSFEPSPTFNDGSDVEWFFDSTPETSDDIPNGSIDFITVALHEIGHVLGIGTAPIFEEIGAGSLFDGVNSLSVNNGSPIPLTTDLSHVQEGFFNNEVLMDPIAPFTRNLPSQIDLALLSDIGYEIEGFNPQGESPAIATETGETIFGTIVSDTLNGLGGDDQLQGNLGNDVLNGGSGNDSLFGEEGIDTFAFGENNGEDRINDFDVATEIIQISSSLGFATADEVFATLSKPFTNVSQFTLSPGNTIEVFHESTPQDTPLTADNFEIVASEETFLAIAPLDAIKQEGNSDFTAFTFEVTRSGNTSSETKVEFAVEPPILPDVVDGQMGVNPDDFAGNEFPSGSVTFAPQENNKTITIQVAGDTTPEIESENFQNRDLFNVTLSNPSDKATIEVATATGEILNDDKGGLNDSGEITPNTTTILQENSPNVVPVSTGFFIDFAGAQDRTRTFDIAIGAGAHNLDSGATVNLSGTSSEFDYQRDGSTLEIFDREGNLTAELLASIQRTSPVNFEDGSTEVAVAGGQITFGGQSFDDGEFLDGATQPLTLDQNAESLEGLNIDLS, translated from the coding sequence ATGTCTTCCAACTCCTCGTTCAACATCGAATTTGATTTCCGATTCGACACTAATGGTTTTTTTGATGATCCAGTTCGGCGTGACGCGCTGGAGTCTGCAGGAGATATTTGGGAATCTTTCATTGAAGATGATTTTCCTGACGTTCCCGCAGGAATTGAATTTACCATCACCAACCCTGAAAATGGGTCTGACTCCCCTCTCATTAAATTACAAGACCCCATTGACGATTTGCTGATTTTTGTTGGTGCTCAATCCCCTCCCTTCGGAATGTCAGGGTCAGCCATTGCGCGGGGTGGATTCACAGGGGGTGATGCTAGTGGTGATATTTTTAGGGCGCGTATTACAAACAACTTTCGTGGCACTGGACCTGTCACCAATTTTGAGCCTTGGGCTGGAGAAATGTCTTTTGAGCCCTCTCCCACTTTTAACGATGGCAGCGATGTCGAGTGGTTTTTTGATAGCACTCCCGAAACCTCTGATGACATTCCCAATGGCAGTATCGATTTCATCACCGTCGCGTTGCACGAAATCGGGCACGTTTTAGGAATTGGAACCGCTCCCATTTTTGAGGAAATTGGTGCAGGTAGTCTGTTTGACGGTGTAAACAGCCTCAGTGTGAACAATGGCAGCCCCATTCCACTGACAACGGATCTTAGTCATGTTCAAGAAGGCTTTTTCAATAATGAAGTGTTAATGGATCCTATTGCGCCTTTTACTCGGAATTTACCTTCACAAATTGATTTAGCTCTCTTATCAGATATTGGTTACGAGATTGAGGGCTTTAACCCGCAAGGTGAATCTCCCGCAATTGCCACTGAAACTGGAGAAACCATTTTTGGCACGATCGTCAGCGATACTTTAAACGGGTTGGGAGGGGATGATCAACTACAAGGAAATTTAGGCAATGATGTCTTAAATGGTGGATCGGGAAATGATAGTCTGTTTGGTGAGGAAGGAATTGATACCTTTGCCTTTGGTGAAAATAATGGTGAAGATAGAATCAATGATTTCGATGTGGCAACGGAAATTATCCAAATCTCTTCTAGTTTAGGTTTTGCAACAGCCGATGAAGTCTTCGCCACTCTATCGAAGCCTTTTACTAATGTTTCTCAGTTCACCTTAAGTCCTGGCAACACGATTGAAGTCTTTCATGAGTCCACACCACAAGATACTCCCCTAACTGCGGATAATTTTGAAATTGTTGCTAGTGAAGAAACTTTTCTCGCGATCGCGCCCCTAGATGCGATTAAACAAGAAGGGAATAGTGATTTTACCGCGTTTACCTTTGAGGTCACCCGCTCTGGAAACACCAGCAGTGAGACCAAGGTTGAGTTTGCTGTTGAACCTCCGATTTTGCCAGATGTCGTTGATGGTCAAATGGGCGTAAACCCTGATGACTTTGCAGGAAACGAGTTTCCCAGTGGAAGCGTGACCTTTGCTCCTCAAGAAAACAACAAAACCATAACGATTCAAGTCGCAGGAGACACAACCCCTGAAATCGAGAGTGAGAACTTCCAAAATCGAGATCTTTTCAATGTCACCCTTAGCAACCCCTCGGACAAGGCAACCATTGAGGTAGCCACCGCCACTGGTGAAATTTTGAATGATGATAAGGGTGGATTAAATGACAGTGGCGAAATAACACCCAATACAACGACAATTCTTCAAGAAAATTCACCGAATGTTGTGCCAGTTAGCACGGGATTCTTCATAGATTTTGCCGGAGCTCAAGACCGCACTCGCACTTTTGATATAGCTATTGGTGCTGGCGCTCATAACCTAGATTCTGGAGCAACTGTGAATCTTAGTGGAACCAGTAGTGAATTCGATTACCAACGAGATGGCTCAACGTTAGAGATTTTTGATCGTGAGGGTAACCTTACTGCTGAACTGTTAGCTTCCATTCAGAGGACGAGCCCTGTTAATTTTGAGGACGGTAGCACAGAAGTGGCTGTAGCTGGAGGTCAAATCACCTTTGGCGGTCAGAGTTTTGATGATGGAGAGTTCCTTGATGGGGCAACTCAACCCCTCACTCTGGACCAAAATGCTGAGAGTTTGGAAGGCTTGAACATAGATCTAAGTTAA
- the hemE gene encoding uroporphyrinogen decarboxylase, translating to MVSQSELPSLLKVARGESVSRPPVWMMRQAGRYMKEYRDLREKYPSFRERSENPDLAIEISLQPWRAFQPDGVILFSDILTPLPGMGIDFDIVESKGPVIDPPIRTQEQVDQMRPLDPEESLPFIKTILKSLREEVGNQSTVLGFVGAPWTLGAYAIEGRTSKNYANIKGMAFKEPQLLHQFLSKVADSIARYVRYQIDCGAQVVQMFDSWAGQLSPQDYEIFALPYQKQVVEAVKQTHPDTPLILYISGSAGVLERMAKTGFDIISLDWTVDLAEARQRIGQETKVQGNIDPGVLFGSQDLIRDRVLETIRKGENRGHILNLGHGVLPGTPEDNVRHFFEVAKQATV from the coding sequence ATGGTAAGTCAGAGTGAACTTCCTTCTTTATTAAAAGTTGCCCGTGGAGAAAGTGTATCACGTCCACCCGTGTGGATGATGCGTCAAGCGGGACGATACATGAAAGAATACCGTGATTTAAGAGAAAAATACCCCAGTTTCCGCGAACGTTCGGAAAATCCAGACCTCGCCATTGAAATCTCCCTACAACCTTGGCGCGCGTTTCAACCCGATGGTGTGATTCTCTTTTCTGATATTCTCACCCCATTACCTGGAATGGGCATTGACTTTGATATTGTAGAAAGCAAAGGTCCCGTGATTGATCCCCCGATTCGGACGCAAGAACAAGTGGATCAAATGCGTCCCCTAGATCCAGAAGAATCGCTTCCGTTTATTAAAACCATTCTCAAGTCATTACGAGAAGAAGTAGGGAATCAATCCACAGTTTTAGGCTTTGTCGGCGCACCCTGGACATTAGGCGCGTATGCGATTGAAGGGAGAACATCAAAAAATTATGCCAACATTAAAGGGATGGCATTCAAAGAACCGCAATTATTGCATCAATTCTTAAGCAAAGTTGCGGACTCGATCGCGCGTTATGTCCGTTATCAAATTGACTGTGGCGCACAAGTCGTCCAAATGTTTGATTCTTGGGCGGGTCAACTCTCTCCTCAAGATTACGAAATCTTTGCCCTACCTTATCAAAAACAAGTGGTAGAAGCGGTTAAACAAACCCATCCCGATACGCCTTTAATTCTCTATATTAGCGGAAGTGCTGGTGTTTTAGAACGGATGGCAAAAACGGGCTTTGATATCATTAGCCTAGACTGGACGGTTGATTTGGCTGAAGCCAGACAACGGATTGGACAAGAGACCAAAGTTCAAGGCAATATTGATCCAGGTGTTTTATTTGGGTCACAAGATTTGATTCGCGATCGCGTTTTAGAAACAATTCGCAAAGGAGAGAATCGCGGACATATCCTTAATTTAGGTCATGGGGTTTTACCCGGAACACCCGAAGATAATGTGAGACATTTCTTTGAAGTCGCCAAACAAGCCACCGTTTAA
- a CDS encoding NAD(P)/FAD-dependent oxidoreductase, protein MRPQDIIIIGSGIGGLTAGSLLARYGYNVLICESHGIPGGAAHSFTRKGFTFDSGPSFYAGIGTDKDSLNPLQQVLSLLGESIETVPYDPLGEFHFPEGTFAAYQDNDQYCAEIAKVTAQGAKEYQAFVQEMLGLYAGLKDIPTIELRPDWKILQVLFPKYLPSLLKFLPNLPLVASSVGDIAQKTVTDPWVKRLIDLECFLLSGLKAEGTIAPEVAFMLGERSRVGVEYPVGGSGAIVEALVQGFKRWGGELRLNAHVDKILVSNGKTQGIRLKNGETLSAPIVISNATLWDTYSKLLSPQDLPPSFREKSLTTPAVESFMHLHLGINAEGLDPLNGHHVVVHDSNQEITTPGNTCMISIPTVWDANLAPSGQHLIHAYTLEPYHGWQRDDHYPQQKRAKAESLYQALEKIIPDVRDRVTLELIGSPLTHAHYLRRYQGTYGPAISAKEGLFPSDQTPISGLYRVGDSTLPGIGVPAVAASGILCANRFVSPEQTHSLWKTVS, encoded by the coding sequence ATGAGGCCTCAAGATATCATCATTATCGGTAGTGGAATTGGGGGATTGACTGCGGGGAGTTTACTCGCTCGTTATGGTTACAATGTCCTCATCTGTGAAAGTCATGGCATTCCTGGGGGTGCAGCCCACAGTTTTACCCGCAAAGGCTTTACCTTTGATTCTGGCCCCTCTTTCTATGCAGGAATTGGAACAGACAAAGACAGTTTGAACCCCTTGCAACAGGTTTTAAGCCTTCTGGGAGAGTCAATTGAAACGGTCCCCTATGATCCGCTTGGTGAGTTTCATTTTCCAGAAGGAACGTTTGCTGCTTACCAAGATAACGATCAATATTGTGCAGAAATTGCAAAAGTTACCGCACAAGGGGCAAAAGAATATCAAGCCTTTGTTCAGGAAATGTTAGGACTGTATGCAGGCTTAAAAGATATCCCCACCATTGAGTTACGTCCCGATTGGAAAATCTTACAGGTATTATTCCCGAAATACTTACCGAGTTTACTCAAATTCCTCCCCAACTTACCACTGGTTGCTTCCTCAGTGGGGGATATTGCCCAGAAAACAGTAACAGATCCTTGGGTGAAGCGTTTGATTGATTTAGAATGTTTCCTCCTGTCTGGCTTAAAAGCAGAAGGAACGATCGCGCCCGAAGTGGCGTTTATGTTAGGAGAACGATCGCGCGTGGGAGTTGAATATCCTGTTGGGGGAAGTGGCGCGATTGTGGAAGCATTAGTGCAAGGCTTCAAGCGCTGGGGGGGAGAACTCCGCCTGAATGCCCATGTGGACAAGATTTTAGTCAGTAACGGCAAAACCCAGGGCATCCGTCTTAAAAATGGTGAAACGCTTTCTGCGCCGATTGTCATCTCAAATGCGACGCTTTGGGATACCTATAGCAAGCTATTATCTCCCCAAGACTTACCCCCGTCTTTTCGGGAAAAGAGTCTGACTACTCCTGCGGTGGAGAGTTTTATGCACCTCCATCTCGGAATTAATGCTGAAGGCTTAGACCCTCTCAACGGTCATCATGTGGTTGTTCATGATAGTAACCAAGAGATTACAACGCCTGGTAATACTTGTATGATTTCCATTCCGACAGTATGGGATGCGAATCTTGCTCCTTCTGGACAACATTTGATTCATGCTTATACTCTCGAACCCTATCACGGCTGGCAACGGGATGATCACTATCCCCAACAGAAACGCGCCAAAGCAGAATCTTTGTATCAGGCTCTAGAGAAAATTATCCCCGATGTGCGCGATCGCGTGACTTTAGAATTAATTGGTTCTCCCCTCACTCACGCTCATTATCTACGACGATATCAAGGCACGTATGGTCCTGCGATTTCTGCCAAAGAGGGGCTGTTTCCCAGCGATCAAACCCCGATTTCTGGACTTTACCGCGTCGGTGATAGTACCCTTCCTGGAATTGGTGTTCCTGCAGTCGCTGCTTCTGGTATTCTATGTGCTAATCGCTTCGTTTCACCCGAACAAACCCATAGTTTGTGGAAAACCGTCAGTTAA
- a CDS encoding late competence development ComFB family protein, with protein MSDYQTLNHRYLFTKLSKYARNGFTGRLSIKVEYKPSWRIYFSAGSIIWASGGIHPVRRWLRQLKGCHCQMTVPLGMTEQELLSAPYECWDYLALSLLMQENYINSDQVKSIVEGAISEVLFDIVQGLAQISKEDMNQVKMLRKPEVHPCNQELLLPAWMWRTESAKQRVLNTWETWLNAGLTYFSPDAGIIANQEELETQELHSLAQYFLNIEREEKTLRDLAMDNQTTVLSILQTMKKYLDQHLIQFNSVPDLWKTTSQKSQNHVGSHLGHNTILPNHKTDAGIDDELTQAKPTHHPSLRTPMSGWLKHSRGNTISGGYPSEEGVKVNVMETLVAQEVEQQLKALPRASAECITKLDVITYALNRLPPLYAASKEGIAHQKEEAKQKHQQAIKSAVKRAITAVQRDPIRRGTRIQSPNDVSAEHPH; from the coding sequence ATGAGCGATTATCAAACCTTAAATCACCGTTACCTGTTCACTAAACTCAGCAAATATGCTCGAAATGGCTTTACAGGACGGTTAAGTATTAAAGTTGAGTATAAGCCTTCTTGGCGCATCTATTTCAGTGCAGGGTCTATCATTTGGGCAAGTGGAGGCATCCATCCCGTTCGGCGGTGGCTGAGACAACTCAAAGGATGTCACTGCCAAATGACTGTTCCTCTAGGCATGACAGAGCAAGAATTATTATCCGCGCCTTATGAGTGTTGGGATTATTTAGCTCTCTCATTACTGATGCAAGAAAACTATATTAATTCTGATCAAGTTAAATCGATTGTTGAAGGAGCAATTTCGGAAGTTTTATTTGATATTGTCCAAGGATTGGCGCAGATTTCCAAAGAAGATATGAATCAGGTGAAAATGCTGCGTAAACCAGAGGTTCATCCTTGCAATCAAGAGCTCCTACTCCCTGCGTGGATGTGGCGCACAGAATCGGCTAAACAACGGGTTTTAAATACTTGGGAAACGTGGTTAAATGCAGGCTTAACTTATTTTTCTCCTGATGCAGGGATAATAGCAAATCAAGAAGAATTAGAGACTCAGGAGTTACACTCTCTCGCTCAATACTTTCTCAATATTGAAAGGGAAGAAAAAACCTTACGGGATCTCGCAATGGATAATCAGACGACAGTTTTAAGTATTTTACAAACCATGAAAAAATACTTAGATCAACATCTGATTCAATTTAACTCAGTCCCCGATTTATGGAAAACCACTTCTCAGAAATCTCAAAATCATGTTGGCTCTCATTTAGGACACAACACCATCCTACCCAATCATAAAACTGATGCAGGAATTGATGATGAACTGACCCAAGCCAAACCCACTCATCATCCGTCTTTACGGACTCCCATGTCAGGATGGCTTAAACATTCCAGAGGAAATACCATCTCGGGAGGTTATCCTTCGGAAGAAGGGGTGAAGGTCAACGTGATGGAAACTTTGGTGGCGCAAGAGGTCGAGCAACAATTAAAAGCCCTCCCCCGAGCAAGTGCTGAGTGTATTACCAAGCTCGATGTCATTACTTATGCCTTAAATCGACTTCCTCCTTTGTATGCAGCCAGTAAAGAAGGCATTGCTCATCAAAAAGAAGAAGCCAAACAAAAGCATCAACAGGCGATTAAGTCAGCCGTAAAACGCGCGATTACCGCAGTACAGCGCGATCCGATACGGAGGGGGACTCGCATTCAATCCCCCAATGATGTTTCCGCAGAACACCCCCATTAA